The genomic region CCACCACCTCGTTGCCGAAGCCGGCGCGCACGATCTCGGAGGCATCGAACAGCCGCAGGGCATCCAGCAGATTGAGCGGCAGCCGGCGGACATCCTTCAGGGTGTGACCATCGGTGTACATGTTGATGTCCAGCCGCTTGCCGGGATCGCGCCGGTTGGCGATGCCGTCGAGCCCGGCCAGCAGCAGCGCCGCCGGCGCAAGATACGGGTTGGTGGCCCCGTCCATCAGGCGGAATTCGAAGCGCCCGGCATCGGGGATGCGCACCATGTGGGTGCGGTTGTTGCCGGTGTAGGTGATGGTGTTCGGTGACCAGGTCGCTCCCGAGGTGGTGACCGGCGCGTTGATGCGCTTGAAGCTGTTCACCGTGGGATTGAAGATCGCGCAGAGATCCGCCGCCGAGTGGATCACGCCGCCGAGGAACTGGTAGGCCAGGGTGCTCATGCCCAGCTCGCCGGCCGGGTCGGCGAAGGCGTTTTCCTCGCCGCGCCAAAGGCTGACATGCATGTGGCAGCCATTGCCGGTGAGGCCGTTGAATGGCTTGGGCATGAAGGTCGCGCGCATGCCGTGCTTCTCGGCCAGCGTCCTGACCATGTACTTGAAGAAGACGTGCCGGTCGGCGGTGCGCAGAACGTCGTCGTATTCCCAGTTCATCTCGAACTGGCCGTTGGCGTCCTCGTGGTCGTTCTGATAGGGCTGCCAGCCAAGCTGCAGCATCGCGTCGCAGATTTCCTTGATGAGATCATAGCGCCGCATCAGGGCCATCTGGTCGTAGCAGGGTTTCGGGTAGTCATCGGCGCCGTCGGCCACCGCGCTGCCGTCCCGGTTCAGCAGGAAGAATTCGCACTCCACGCCCGTCTTCATCTGCAGGCCCAGCGCACGGGCCTTGGCGATCTGCCGCTGCAACACCTGGCGCGGCGCGTCCGGCACCGGCTGGCCGTCGCAATACAGATCGGCGGCAAGCCAGCCCACTTCAGGCTTCCAGGGCAACTGGATCAGGCTGGCCGGGTCGGGAATGGCCAGGGTGTCGGGATGGGCCGGCGTCTGGTCCAGATGCGTGGCGAAGCCCGCGAAGCCCGCGCCGTTCTTCTGCATGCCGGCGATCGCCGCGGCGGGCGCCAGCTTGGCGCGCAGCACGCCGAACAGGTCGACGAAGGAGATCAGGAAATACTGAATGCCGCGTGCCTGGGCAATCTCGGCAAGGTCCTCTGCCATCGGAGCTCCTCTGCTCAGCAGTTGCCGCGGGAATGGGCGCTTTGGAATTATCACGGGCACCGTATGGCATGATTTGCCTCGTTTCAACCCAGAAGAAAGAATTTTTCCGCAGAGGATACAGAAAAGAGGCAATTTTCCCCTCAGGAAAAATTCTTGATCCACAGGATTGACCGGCGCGTCGGAATGTTGCTAGCCTCGGGGCTCGCGCAAGGAGGGACGGTGATGTGCGGAATCGCAGGCATCCTCTTCAAGACGCCGGCCGCGAACCATGTTCTGGGGCGCGCGCTGGTGGACATGCTGGACGGCTGCCAGCATCGCGGGCCGGATTCCACCGGCTTCGCCCTGTACGAAGATGACGTCGCCGGCCTGCGCCTGCGCTTTCTCGTCGATGACGACGCCGAGGCGCAGATCGCGCGCATCCGTGCGGCGTTGGCAGCCCAGGGCGCGGTGATCCGGGCCGAGAAGCGCGAAGGCAGCACCTTCCTGGTCGAAGTCGGGTACGACGGCGAGATCCGCCCCTTCGCCTATGCGATGGAACAGGCGGCGAAGCTGGTCTCGATCGGCACCGCGCTTGATATCATCAAGGATGTCGGCACTTCGCGCGAGCTGGACAGCGTTTATCACCTGGGCGAGATCCGCGGCAGCCACGGCCTGGGCCATGTCCGCCTGGCCACCGAATCCGAAGTGAAGCCGGAAGCCGCGCATCCGTTCTGGGCCACCGGCTTCGCCGACGTCGCGATCGTGCATAACGGCCAGATCACCAATTACTGGAAGATGCGGCGCCGGCTGGAGACGCGCGGCTTCGAGTTCCGTACGGATAACGACTCCGAGCTGATCGCCGTCTACCTTGCCGACAAGATGGCGCAGGGCGTGACGCTCGACGCCGCGCTGGCGCAGTCGGTCGAGGACCTGGACGGCACCTTTTCCTTCCTGGTCTCGACCCGGGACGGCATCGGCTTCGCCAAGGACCGGCTCGCCGCCAAGCCGATGGTCATGTACGAAGACGACACCCTGGTGGCCATCGCCTCGGAAGAGGTGTCGCTGAACCGCCTGTTTCCGGGCCACTCCCTTTCCACCACCGAACCTGCGCCGGGGACCTATCGCACGTGGTCACGATCGATCTGAGCACCATCACGGTCCGCGAGGCCAACGCCACCCTGCGCGGCGCCGCCGCGCGCGGCGAGGACATCGAGATCCTCAACCCCGATGCGCGCCACCATATCGGCGTCGGACTGATCCATCCGGTGACGGTACGGGTGCGCGGCTCGGCCGGGTATTTCTGTGCCGGGCTCTCGCATGGCGCGCGCTTCGAGGTCGAATCCAATGTCGGCTGGGGCGTCGGTGATTCGATGTATGCCGGCAGCGTCGTGGTCGGCGGCAATGCCGGCGCCATCGCCGGCGTGGCACTGCGCGGCGGCGAGGTGGTGGTCCGCGGCAATGTCGGCAGCCGCGCCGGGCAGGTGATGAAGGCCGGCACGCTGCTGTGCCGCGGCAATGCCAGTTTCCTCGCCGGCTACCTGATGTATGGCGGTCGCATCATCATCCTCGGCGATTCCGGCGAGCGCGTCGGCGAGGACATGTCGGGCGGCGCGATCTATGTCGGCGGACGGGTGCAGAGCCTCGGCGCCGATGCGCGCATCGTGGAGATGCCCGCCACGGAGGCGGCCGGGATTCATGCCTTCCTGGCGAAATACGGCATCGTCTTCAACGGCTCCTTCACCAAGATCGTCAATGCCGGCACCAAGCTGCGCTACGGCGTGACGGAGCCGATCAGCCGCCCGCTGCCGCACACGGAGTTTTCCGCCGGCGATGCCTACTGGAACGCCAAGGTGGCCGGCGACATCCATGCCAAGGCGCTGATCGGCCGCTATCGCATCCGCGGCTATGGCGCGGCCAGGCCGGTGCCGCATTTCTCCGACATCGCCATCAAGGTCGATCCCGCGCGCATCGGCGCCGTGGGTGACCCGGTGACGGCGGTCAACCTGCGCACCCGGCTCGGCGACCGCTTCGGCGCGAAGCCGCTCGATCTCTCCATGCCCGTGCTGATCGCACCGATGAGCTATGGCGCGCTGTCGAAATCCACCAAGATCGCGCTGGCCCGCGCCTCGCGCCTGTCCGACATCGTCGAGAACACCGGCGAGGGCGGCATGCTGCCCGAGCAGCGCGCCGAGGCAAGGCAACTGATCTACCAGTGCCTGTCCGGCCGGCTGGGCTGGAACATCCACGACATGCTGCGTGCCGATGCGCTGGAAATCTACATCTCCCAGGGCGCCAAGCCGGGGCTCGGCGGGCAGTTGATGGCGAAGAAGGTGACGAAGGAGCTGGCGGCGATCCGCGGCATCCCCGAAGGCATCGATTTGCGTTCGCCCTCGCGCCACCCCGACATCATGGGGGCCGACGACCTGGTGATCAAGGTGGACGAGTTCCGCGAGGCCACCGGCTACGCCAAGCCGATCTCGGTGAAGATGGGCGCGGGCCGGGTGCGCGACGACATCAAGATCGCCTACAAAGACGGCTTCGACTTCGTGCAGCTCGACGGGTTGCAGGGCTCGACCGGTGCCGCCTCCACCGAGGTGCTGGAGAACATGGGCATCCCGACCCTGGCCGCGTTGCAGGAAGCGCTCGATGGCCTCGCCGAGATCGAGCACAAGGGCGACATGCCGATCGTGCTGATGGGTGGCATCAAGGACGGCATCGATGCGGTGAAAGCCCTGGCGCTCGGTGCCAGCGCCGTGGCGATGGGCACCGCGGCGCTGATCGCCGGCGGCTGCATCAGTTGCATGCAATGCCATGTCGGCAATTGCGTGGTCGGCATCGCCACCCAGGATCCCGCGCACGAGGCGCGCTATCAGGTCGATGTCCAGGCCCAGGCGATCCACCGTTTCCTTGAATCGGTGCGCTGGCAGATCGCCGCGATCACCCAGGCGCTCGGCTACTCGGATTTCCGCCAGCTTTCGCGGCGGGATCTGGTGGCGCTGACGCCGGAGGCCGCCGCCATCACCGGCCTGCCCTACGATCCGTCCTATCGCCCGGCCGAGGATCGGCCGCTCGCGCAGGTGGCCTGAGATGAGCTGCAAGCCGTTTTCCCTCGACCTCGCCGCCGACCAGAGCGGGCTGCCGCACTACCAGCCGCCGCCCTGTCAGGTGGCCTGTCCGATCGGCACCGACGTCGCGTCCTATGTCGGGCTGATCTGGGCCGGTGACCTCTCAGGCGCGCTGGAGGCGATCACTGCCACCAACCCGTTCTCCGGTGTGTGCGGCCGGGTCTGCGACGCGCCGTGCGAGCCGGCCTGTCGCCGCACCGGCGCCGATGGCCCGGTCGCGATCCGCGCGCTGAAGCGCTACGTCATGGACCGTCTCGGTCCGGGGTTCCACCTGCCGGCGATCGCCCCGGACAAGACGCAGCGTGTCGCCATCATCGGCGCCGGCCCGGCCGGCCTGACCGCGGCGCAGGACATCGCCGCCGCCGGCTACCACGTGGACGTGTACGAAGCGCTGTCCCGCCCCGGCGGAATGATGCTCTGGGGCATTCCGGATTTCCGCCTGCCGCCCGAGGTGGTCGAGCAGGACATCGCTCGCATCCTGCAACGTTGCCCCGGCATTACCCTGCATCTCTCCGCCCCACTCGGTGAGGCGGTGTCGCTCGCGGACCTTTCCCGCAGCCATGACGCGGTGCTGCTGACGGTCGGTGCCTCGGCCGGGCGACGGCTCGGCGTGCCCGGCGACGACCTGCCGATGGTGCAGGACGGCGTGAGCTTCCTCAATGCGGTGAATGGTGGCGCCCGTCCGCGCCTGCCCGCGCATGTGGTGGTGGTGGGCGGCGGCGACGTTGCCATGGATGCCTGCCGCACCGCTCGTCGCCTGCCGGGGGTGGAGAAGGTGACGGTGCTGTACCGCCGCGGTCCCGATGAAATCCCCGCCCGCGCGCACGAGATTTCCGCGGCCCTCGCCGAAGGCATCGAGATCGTCTACAACGTTGCCCCCGCCGCCGTGCTGGCGCGCCCCGACGGCAGCACGCGGCTGCGCTGCCTGCGCACCGAGCTGGGGGCGCCTGGTCCGGACGGCCGCCGGGCTTTCCGCACCTTGCCGGACTCCGGCTTCGAACTTCCCGCCGGCCTGGTCATCGCCGCGGTTGGGCAGAAGACCGCGACGCTGGAACTGGCACGGCATGGCCTGCTGGAAGGCGAGCGCATCGCCACCGATCCGGCCACGATGCGCACGCGCCTGCCGGGTGTCTTCGCCGCCGGTGATGCCGCCTTCGGCTCTTCCACTATCGTGCAGGCCATGTTCCAGGGCCATAAGGCGGCCTATTACGTGCTCGCGGCGCTGGAGGGAGAGGCGCATCCACTGCCGTACCGCACGCCCTGCCGTACCCGGGCCGTTCCGGTGGCGCAGGATCCGCGCTGGGAAATCCTCGGCCTGGAGCATCCGCGTTTCCTCGGCCTGGGCGATGCGCTCTGGGGCGAGACCGAAGCCGGCTATGACGATCGCGTCGCGCGGGAGCAGGCCGCCCGTTGCTATCGCTGTGACACGGAAACCGGATCGGTCGATTATTCGGTGAAGATGCGCGAGACCATCTTCGCGCTGGCGCGCCAGGACGCGACGCCGTCCACCATCGCCGACCTGACCCGCCAGCGCCTTGCCGGCCGTCCCGATCCGTTTCTGCCGACCCGCCCGGCGACCTTCGATGAACTGGTCTTCCTGCCCGCCAACCTGACCCGGCTGGTGATCGATCCCTACCGCGAGGCCTGCCGGACCCGGACGCCCCTGGGCAACGGCCTGGATCTCGCGCATCCCATGCTTGTGGGCGGCTTCGACGCTGCGCCGGAGGCCATCCGTGCGGCGGTGGCCGCGGCGTTGCTGCGCTCCGGGGGCGGCTATGCCGGCCGCCGGCCGCTCGATGAGCCACGGATCCCCTGGCTGCAACTGGTCACCGCCCCGGATGCGGCCGATGCGCGCGCGGCGGCAGTGCTGCTGGTGAAGGACGCGCATGCGCCCTTCGCGCTGCCGCAACGCCGCCACCCAGGCCAGTTGCTCGGTCTGGTGGCGACGGCGGAAACTATCGCCGAAGCGGTCGATTTCGCCATCACGGCGAAGGCCGACCTGCTGCTGCTCGATGGCAGCGGGCATATGCAGGCCAACTGGGCCGAACTCGCCGGGCCGCCCGATCTCGGACTGATCACCGGGGCCGTGAGCCTGCTGCGCGCCCGCAAGGCCGAGGAGACGATCCCGCTGCTCTGGTTCGGCGGCCTGCGGTCCGGCACCGATCTCGCCAAGACCCTGGCCCTCGGCTGCAACGCCGGGATCACCAGCCTGGCTGCCGCCCTCGCCCTGGGCGGAGAGATCGGCGAGGCCGGTCCGGACTTCGCGCCGGCCGACCACGACAGCCGGGTCCAGGCGCTCGCGTCCTTCCTGCAGGCGGCGGTGTCGGAATGTTCCATGATGGCACGCTGCACCGGTAAAACCGACGTGCACAACCTGGAGCCGGAGGATCTGCGGACGATCTCACTCGCGGCCCGGCGGGCGACCGGGATCACCATGGCCGGGACCAAAGGGTAAAGGCCAGGGCTCCGCCCTGGACCTGCCAAGGGCCACAAGGCCCTTGGATCCCATTCGCGCTGCGCGGCACAGAGTCAGGGGTTCCAAGGGCGAAGCCCTTGGTGGAGGTGCAGGAGGCGAAGCCTCCTGCCGGGGCCGGGGCAGCGCCCCGGGCGGCGTGCCTTTCCATGGGGGCGTCATCCGCGCTACTTTTCCCTTCCAAACCCGCATACGTCTGTGATTCGCTCGCCCGGGATTGCGCTCGCTGATGCCCATTGCGTTCTCGTCCGAGGATCTCGGGCGCGTCTTCCCTTCACGCACGCTCACGCGTGGCCGCACCCTGGTGCTTGCCGGTGCGGTCGAGGTGCATCTTGATGGTGACGCCATCGCGGGCAGCGTGCAGGAGCGGGGAACGCGGCACGCCGTCCGGATCGTGCCGTCGGCGCTCGGGCGGCGGGTGGTGTTCGATGCCGGCTGTGGTTGCGGGGCCGCGGCCTGTGTCCATCTGGCTGCCGCCGCTTTCGCCGCCCTCGACCGGTTTCCGGCGCTGCGCCGGCCGGAGCAGCAGAGTTTCTTCGATGCGTTGGTCGCCTCTCCCGTCAAGGAGAAACAGAAGGTGGTCTTCGAACTGGCGGCGGGGCTACCCCCGCATGCCTGCTTCGTCTCTGTCATTCTTGTCGGCGAACGGACCGGCCGCATCGAAAGGACCACGCCGGCGCAACTGCTGGCCGATGCCGGGATCGGCGGGGATGTGCATGCGCTCGCAACCGCTTTGGGCGGAGGTGACCAGACCCGCACCGGGATTCCGCCCGGCCGTGTCGCCGGTCTGCTGCCACGCCTGGCGCAGAGCGGGCTGGCGCGCTGGCAGGCCACCGCGCGGGCGCTGGTTTCCGGCGAGACGCGGAATTTCGTTGCCGGTGCGCCGCCGCCCTTGCCGCCTCGTTCGGCGGTCATCGCCGGCGATGCGGGATCCTGGTACGTCGATGCCGCCACCGGCGCGGTCGGCCGCATTCACCTCCAGCAGGTCCGGCCGCGTCCTGTCCCGGGTCGCGTGGTGCCCGACCGTCCGGCGCGCCGGGTCGCGCCGTCGGCCAGCGTCGAGCCGGTCATCGTGGAGCGTGCCTTTGCGCCGGTGCTGCGGCTGACGCGGCTGGAATGTCCCGACGAAGGTGGTCGCCTGCAGGTGTTCGACGCCCTGCTGGTCGATTTCGAGTATGACGGCATCCGGGTGCACGCCGACGATGACCGCCAGTTCCTCCGGGTGGAAGCGCCGGGCGGGCCGGTTTTCGTCCGCCGCGATCGTGCCGCCGAGGCGTCCTGGCTGGAAGCGCTGCTGCAGGATGGCTTCGTGCAGATGCGGGTGGCCGATGGCGCGGCGGCGAAGGGGCGGCGGGCTTTTCTGTTCCGGGGGCGCGACGCCGTCGAGCGCTGGCAGGCTTTCGTCACCGAACGTGTCCCGGCGCTGCAGGCGCTGGGCTGGCGCAGCCTGATCGACCGGGATTTCGGTCCCCGCGTGGTGGGTTCGGTCGGGATCTGCGACATGCGGGTGGCCGACGCCGCGCAGGGGGGCTTCTCACTCGATCTTGGGATCGAGATCGAGGGCGTGCGCCACAAGCTGCTGCCGATCCTGATGCGCCTGCACGAGCGCGGCGGCATGGAAGCGGCGCAGATCGTCGATGGCGAGGTGGTCACCAGCCTCGATGACGGCCGCATCCTGAAATTGCCGGCCGAACGCATCGGGCGCCTGCTCGCGGTGATCGGCGACCTGATCGAGGCAGCGCGGCGCACCGGCGACGATGCGCTGGTACTGGATGCCGCCGAGGCCCCGGCGGTGCTGGACCTCGAGGAACTGCTGACCGCGCGCTGGCAGGATGCCGCCGCCATCGCCGCCCGGGTGGCGCATTTCCGCGGCGTCGCCGAGATCCCGGAGGTGGCGGTCCCGGCCGGTTTCACCGCCGTGCTGCGCCCCTACCAGCAGCAGGGCGTCAACTGGCTGCAGCATTTGCGGGCCTGCGATCTCAGCGGGTTCCTCGCCGATGACATGGGGCTGGGCAAGACGGCGCAGACCATCGCCCACATCGTCGTCGAAGAGGCGGCCGGAAGGCTCGACCGGCCCACGCTGATCGTGGTGCCGACCAGCCTGGTCAGCAACTGGACGGCCGAGCTCGCCAAGTTCGCGCCGCATCTGCGGGTGGCGGTGCTGCACGGCCTCGACCGCCACGAGCGCCGCGACCATCTCGACGGCATCCATGTCGTGGTGACGACCTATACCGTGCTCGCGCGCGACATCGACGCGATGCAGCATTTGTCCTGGCACCTGGTGGTGCTGGACGAGGCGCAGGCCATCAAGAATCCCGCGGCCAAGGCGACGCATGCGGTCTGCCGGCTCGACACGCGGCACCGGCTTTGCCTTTCGGGCACGCCGATCGAGAACAACCTGGGCGAATTATGGTCGCAGTTCGCCTTCTTGATGCCGGGCCTGCTGGGTGAACGGAAAACATTCTCCAAACGCTTCCGCACGCCGATCGAGAAGAAGGGCGATGTCGTCCGCCGCCGGCAACTGGCCCGGCGCATCCGCCCTTTCATCCTGCGCCGCACCAAGGCCGAGGTGGCGGCCGAGCTGCCGCCGAAGCACACCATCCTGCGCCGCATCACCCTCGCCCCCGACCAGCGCGAGCTGTACGAGACCATCCGCGCGACGCTGCACGAGAAGGTGCATCACGACATCGCGACCCGCAGCCTGGCGCAAAGCCGCATCGTCGTGCTCGACGCGCTGCTGAAGCTGCGCCAGGTCTGCTGTGACCCGCGACTGGTGAAGCTGCCCTCGGCCCAGTTCGGCGCCACCTCCAGCAAGCTCGACGATCTGCTGGAGATGGTCACGGAGATGGTCTCGGAGGGGCGGCGGATCCTGCTGTTCTCCCAGTTCACCTCGATGCTTGACCTGATCCGGCCGCGCCTGGCCGCCGCCGGCATTGCCTTCGTCGAACTGCGCGGCGACACCGATGACCGCGCCACGCCGGTGCGGCGTTTCGAGGCGGGGGAGGTGCCGGTGTTCCTGATCAGCCTGAAGGCTGGCGGGCGAGGGCTCAACCTGACCTCGGCCGACACGGTGATTCACTACGATCCGTGGTGGAACCCGGCCGTCGAGGATCAGGCCTCGGACCGCGCCCATCGGATCGGGCAGACGAAATCGGTCTTCGTCTACAAGCTGATCGCGGCGGATACTGTGGAGGAGCGCATCCTCGACCTGCAGGAACGCAAGGCCGCCCTGGCCGGCATTGCCTTCGACACCGAAGTCGCCGCTTTGCCGGGGTTGGAATTCGAGGATATCGACTTCCTGTTCGGCCCGGCAACCGACCCCCTGGCTGCCTGATCGCAGGCCTGCCGCGGCGGACGCCCGGCTGACGCGCCGATCCAGCCGGTCATCGCGTCGCAACACGACTTTGCTTGCCGGGAACAAGGGAGGCATCCCACCCCCGGTTTCGCACGAGGCGGAGGGGACGTTGCTGCATCCCATGTCGCATGTCACCGCGCCGGGAATCAGCCTGCCGCCGCGGGCGCTGGCCTGCGGCGGTCTCGGCGACCCGGGGCTTGGGCGGCCTTTACTCGGCCGCTTTTGCCTTCCGCGACCGCCCGGACGACTTCTTGGCGGGCTCCGGGGCCGGCGGCGGCGGCGGCTCTTCCTCTTCGGCCTGCGTAGGCTTCCGCCCCAGGCCGATCGCCTTGGCAAGGCTTGACCGCTTTTCTGCGTAATTCGGCGCAACCATTGGGTAGTCGTGGGGCAGGTTCCACTTCTCCCGATACTGTTCAGGCGTCATGCCGTGAGCGGTCTGTAGGTGCCGCTTGAGCATCTTTTGCTTTTTCCCGTCTTCCAGACAGACAATGTAGTCGGGAAAAACGGAACGCTTCACAGGAACTGCTGGCTGGAGTTTTTCCGGCTCGGGGGCCTGGGTCCCGGCCTTCGTAAGCGTGTTGTACACAGATTGTATCAGCGCCGGCAGGGCGTCGCTGGCTACGGTGTTGTGCGAGACGTGTGCAGACACGATCTGCGCGGTAAGGGTCAGGACTTGGTCGCTCATGGATCCCAACTAGGTTTGACGGGGGTGATTATAGATCCATTACGTGCTGTGCCAATCATGGTTCAGCTAAGGGCTAGCAATAAGCCGATGCATGCCAGGGCGAGCGTTTCGGCCTCGGATCGCGGTGCGCGTGTGGCGTGGCGCTGACGGCCGGGCGTTGGCCGCAAAAGGGGGCGCGGCGTCGAAATCTGCGGATTGGCTGCCACTTTGGGGAATGCGTGCGGGCCTGCCCGGCCCGCCAGGACATGCAGCCCGCAGTTGGGGATTTGGTTGCGCATGATGGATACGATGCCAGTCGTGCTGCGCCCGGGGCGGAGAATCGGGGCGTGGTGGATGGGATGAGGCTTCCTGCCAGCGGGGGCAGGCGGGAGATCTGGCGTGCCGGGCAGCGGGCATGCCTGCTTCGGCGGGATGGTGCGCGGCGCGCATTCATTGTCGCTGACAGATGATGCGGGGTGGAGTTCCGGCAAGAATGGCGGGCGGCGGGGCGTTCCGTGCTTCGCGCAAATCGTCCTGGCCTGCGGCGCCGGCCACGGGGCGAGGGCATCCAGGCCATGTGTGCAATGCCGTTGCCCCTGGCCTGTTATGGTGCAGCGGGACGATGCGCCCGTTCGAGTGAAAGTTATTGTAGAGCAATAAATACTGGCTTCCTTGCCGCTCCATCGGTGTGGTCGCCCATGTTCGAGGCAGGGAGGGGCGAAAACGATATTGCCGTGCAATGGTGTGCGTGATCCGGTGCGGTGGCAAAGCGTGTCCGGCCTGGGTGATGCTGGCGCCGATCGATGCGCATGCTGCGGCCGCGCACGTGGCGAGCGATTCCAATCCGCTGGATTAACGAGGTATCTGCGGCGATGCCGGACACATGGATGTCCAGGCGCATTGTTCGGAGATGTTACATGAATGCAGGCGGTCATGATAAAATGTTAATGATGTTATGTTGGTGGTGTTGATTTTCTGAATTATATACTTATCAAAAGAGATTTTTTGTTAAGTATTTTGGTGAATTATTTCAGAGAAATTCACGCATTTGGATTGACGGAGCGTTGCGCCCTGGTGTCAATTGGGTGGTGATTGGCTCTCCCCGCCCATCGAAAGGGCACCGGCATGTCGTCGTTTCGTTCCGTTCTGGCTGGTGGGTTTCTTCTGCTTGCAGCCGCCATCCTGACGGTTG from Rhodovastum atsumiense harbors:
- a CDS encoding DEAD/DEAH box helicase, yielding MPIAFSSEDLGRVFPSRTLTRGRTLVLAGAVEVHLDGDAIAGSVQERGTRHAVRIVPSALGRRVVFDAGCGCGAAACVHLAAAAFAALDRFPALRRPEQQSFFDALVASPVKEKQKVVFELAAGLPPHACFVSVILVGERTGRIERTTPAQLLADAGIGGDVHALATALGGGDQTRTGIPPGRVAGLLPRLAQSGLARWQATARALVSGETRNFVAGAPPPLPPRSAVIAGDAGSWYVDAATGAVGRIHLQQVRPRPVPGRVVPDRPARRVAPSASVEPVIVERAFAPVLRLTRLECPDEGGRLQVFDALLVDFEYDGIRVHADDDRQFLRVEAPGGPVFVRRDRAAEASWLEALLQDGFVQMRVADGAAAKGRRAFLFRGRDAVERWQAFVTERVPALQALGWRSLIDRDFGPRVVGSVGICDMRVADAAQGGFSLDLGIEIEGVRHKLLPILMRLHERGGMEAAQIVDGEVVTSLDDGRILKLPAERIGRLLAVIGDLIEAARRTGDDALVLDAAEAPAVLDLEELLTARWQDAAAIAARVAHFRGVAEIPEVAVPAGFTAVLRPYQQQGVNWLQHLRACDLSGFLADDMGLGKTAQTIAHIVVEEAAGRLDRPTLIVVPTSLVSNWTAELAKFAPHLRVAVLHGLDRHERRDHLDGIHVVVTTYTVLARDIDAMQHLSWHLVVLDEAQAIKNPAAKATHAVCRLDTRHRLCLSGTPIENNLGELWSQFAFLMPGLLGERKTFSKRFRTPIEKKGDVVRRRQLARRIRPFILRRTKAEVAAELPPKHTILRRITLAPDQRELYETIRATLHEKVHHDIATRSLAQSRIVVLDALLKLRQVCCDPRLVKLPSAQFGATSSKLDDLLEMVTEMVSEGRRILLFSQFTSMLDLIRPRLAAAGIAFVELRGDTDDRATPVRRFEAGEVPVFLISLKAGGRGLNLTSADTVIHYDPWWNPAVEDQASDRAHRIGQTKSVFVYKLIAADTVEERILDLQERKAALAGIAFDTEVAALPGLEFEDIDFLFGPATDPLAA
- a CDS encoding class II glutamine amidotransferase; protein product: MCGIAGILFKTPAANHVLGRALVDMLDGCQHRGPDSTGFALYEDDVAGLRLRFLVDDDAEAQIARIRAALAAQGAVIRAEKREGSTFLVEVGYDGEIRPFAYAMEQAAKLVSIGTALDIIKDVGTSRELDSVYHLGEIRGSHGLGHVRLATESEVKPEAAHPFWATGFADVAIVHNGQITNYWKMRRRLETRGFEFRTDNDSELIAVYLADKMAQGVTLDAALAQSVEDLDGTFSFLVSTRDGIGFAKDRLAAKPMVMYEDDTLVAIASEEVSLNRLFPGHSLSTTEPAPGTYRTWSRSI
- the glnT gene encoding type III glutamate--ammonia ligase is translated as MAEDLAEIAQARGIQYFLISFVDLFGVLRAKLAPAAAIAGMQKNGAGFAGFATHLDQTPAHPDTLAIPDPASLIQLPWKPEVGWLAADLYCDGQPVPDAPRQVLQRQIAKARALGLQMKTGVECEFFLLNRDGSAVADGADDYPKPCYDQMALMRRYDLIKEICDAMLQLGWQPYQNDHEDANGQFEMNWEYDDVLRTADRHVFFKYMVRTLAEKHGMRATFMPKPFNGLTGNGCHMHVSLWRGEENAFADPAGELGMSTLAYQFLGGVIHSAADLCAIFNPTVNSFKRINAPVTTSGATWSPNTITYTGNNRTHMVRIPDAGRFEFRLMDGATNPYLAPAALLLAGLDGIANRRDPGKRLDINMYTDGHTLKDVRRLPLNLLDALRLFDASEIVRAGFGNEVVDSYTKLRLAEWNAFMSHATAWERHHTLDC
- a CDS encoding MucR family transcriptional regulator, translated to MSDQVLTLTAQIVSAHVSHNTVASDALPALIQSVYNTLTKAGTQAPEPEKLQPAVPVKRSVFPDYIVCLEDGKKQKMLKRHLQTAHGMTPEQYREKWNLPHDYPMVAPNYAEKRSSLAKAIGLGRKPTQAEEEEPPPPPAPEPAKKSSGRSRKAKAAE
- a CDS encoding glutamate synthase-related protein → MVTIDLSTITVREANATLRGAAARGEDIEILNPDARHHIGVGLIHPVTVRVRGSAGYFCAGLSHGARFEVESNVGWGVGDSMYAGSVVVGGNAGAIAGVALRGGEVVVRGNVGSRAGQVMKAGTLLCRGNASFLAGYLMYGGRIIILGDSGERVGEDMSGGAIYVGGRVQSLGADARIVEMPATEAAGIHAFLAKYGIVFNGSFTKIVNAGTKLRYGVTEPISRPLPHTEFSAGDAYWNAKVAGDIHAKALIGRYRIRGYGAARPVPHFSDIAIKVDPARIGAVGDPVTAVNLRTRLGDRFGAKPLDLSMPVLIAPMSYGALSKSTKIALARASRLSDIVENTGEGGMLPEQRAEARQLIYQCLSGRLGWNIHDMLRADALEIYISQGAKPGLGGQLMAKKVTKELAAIRGIPEGIDLRSPSRHPDIMGADDLVIKVDEFREATGYAKPISVKMGAGRVRDDIKIAYKDGFDFVQLDGLQGSTGAASTEVLENMGIPTLAALQEALDGLAEIEHKGDMPIVLMGGIKDGIDAVKALALGASAVAMGTAALIAGGCISCMQCHVGNCVVGIATQDPAHEARYQVDVQAQAIHRFLESVRWQIAAITQALGYSDFRQLSRRDLVALTPEAAAITGLPYDPSYRPAEDRPLAQVA
- a CDS encoding FAD-dependent oxidoreductase, whose translation is MSCKPFSLDLAADQSGLPHYQPPPCQVACPIGTDVASYVGLIWAGDLSGALEAITATNPFSGVCGRVCDAPCEPACRRTGADGPVAIRALKRYVMDRLGPGFHLPAIAPDKTQRVAIIGAGPAGLTAAQDIAAAGYHVDVYEALSRPGGMMLWGIPDFRLPPEVVEQDIARILQRCPGITLHLSAPLGEAVSLADLSRSHDAVLLTVGASAGRRLGVPGDDLPMVQDGVSFLNAVNGGARPRLPAHVVVVGGGDVAMDACRTARRLPGVEKVTVLYRRGPDEIPARAHEISAALAEGIEIVYNVAPAAVLARPDGSTRLRCLRTELGAPGPDGRRAFRTLPDSGFELPAGLVIAAVGQKTATLELARHGLLEGERIATDPATMRTRLPGVFAAGDAAFGSSTIVQAMFQGHKAAYYVLAALEGEAHPLPYRTPCRTRAVPVAQDPRWEILGLEHPRFLGLGDALWGETEAGYDDRVAREQAARCYRCDTETGSVDYSVKMRETIFALARQDATPSTIADLTRQRLAGRPDPFLPTRPATFDELVFLPANLTRLVIDPYREACRTRTPLGNGLDLAHPMLVGGFDAAPEAIRAAVAAALLRSGGGYAGRRPLDEPRIPWLQLVTAPDAADARAAAVLLVKDAHAPFALPQRRHPGQLLGLVATAETIAEAVDFAITAKADLLLLDGSGHMQANWAELAGPPDLGLITGAVSLLRARKAEETIPLLWFGGLRSGTDLAKTLALGCNAGITSLAAALALGGEIGEAGPDFAPADHDSRVQALASFLQAAVSECSMMARCTGKTDVHNLEPEDLRTISLAARRATGITMAGTKG